One genomic region from Spirosoma sp. KCTC 42546 encodes:
- a CDS encoding RraA family protein → MNSKYAVFLVTLSLFITGASLAQTIPKDELVFLTSEWKGERFPDGRPKISDDLVERAKHIGIDDAWTVLKNEGYTNQFEGNWKLIQNDVAVTGRAVTAMFMPSRPDVEKTIKERGITKQGRKGNTNTWPIETLTKGDVYVADAFGKIGGGTLMGATLGNAIFSKTGNGVVFNGAARDLQELQNIKGFNAFVRDFHPSFLEEMVLMGLNTPIRIGNVMVLPGDLVIAQREGVLFVPAHMAEQVVSTAEFVTRKDQFGFETVKSGKYTTGQIDSQWTDEIKTDFLRWLGQHPELGKMTRPELDKVMSKRTW, encoded by the coding sequence ATGAACAGTAAGTACGCCGTCTTCTTAGTAACACTGTCTCTATTTATTACAGGCGCTTCGCTCGCACAAACCATTCCCAAAGACGAGTTGGTTTTTTTAACCTCTGAGTGGAAAGGCGAACGGTTCCCCGATGGGCGGCCCAAAATTTCGGATGACTTGGTGGAACGAGCCAAACACATTGGTATCGATGATGCCTGGACGGTCTTAAAAAATGAAGGCTATACCAATCAATTTGAAGGTAACTGGAAACTGATTCAGAACGATGTAGCCGTAACCGGGCGGGCTGTAACGGCCATGTTCATGCCCAGCCGACCTGATGTTGAAAAAACGATTAAAGAACGGGGCATTACAAAACAGGGACGAAAAGGTAATACCAATACCTGGCCAATTGAAACCCTTACCAAAGGCGACGTCTACGTAGCCGATGCGTTCGGCAAAATTGGCGGAGGAACCCTGATGGGTGCGACTTTAGGCAATGCCATTTTCAGTAAAACAGGCAACGGGGTCGTGTTTAACGGAGCGGCAAGAGACCTACAGGAATTACAGAACATAAAGGGATTCAACGCCTTTGTCCGCGATTTCCACCCCTCCTTTCTGGAAGAAATGGTGTTGATGGGGCTAAACACCCCAATACGAATCGGTAATGTAATGGTACTGCCGGGCGATCTGGTAATTGCTCAACGGGAAGGTGTGTTGTTCGTGCCTGCCCACATGGCCGAACAGGTTGTCAGCACCGCCGAGTTTGTGACCCGCAAGGATCAATTTGGCTTTGAAACGGTTAAATCCGGGAAATACACAACCGGCCAGATCGACAGCCAGTGGACAGATGAAATCAAAACAGACTTCCTGAGATGGCTTGGTCAACACCCAGAACTCGGGAAAATGACCCGGCCGGAATTAGATAAAGTCATGAGTAAACGAACGTGGTGA